Genomic segment of Gemmatimonadaceae bacterium:
GACGAGCTTCTGACGTCGAGCGCGTGGGTGGAGTTGCTGAGGAGCACCCGCGTCGCGGACGCCGTCGTACGCAACCTCAATCTTTACGTCCGCCCTTCGAACTCGGCCGACTCGGTGGCCCTGCGCGGGTTCACCATCGGGGACCGCTTCGCCGCGGGACGCTATGACTTGGCGATCGACCGCGATCGAAAGCGGTGGAGCCTCACGCCGCAAGGTGGAACTGCTGTGGACAGCGGGGCGGCCACCGATTCGATCGGCCGGCGCCTCGGCTTCAAGTGGCTGCTCCCTGCCGAGGTGTTCTCCGGCGCGGGGACCAAGAAGGTCCAGTTCACGGTCTCCACGCCGCGCGAGACGGCGATCAGCTACATCAACCGACTGACCGCGAACCTGCCGCAGGGAAGCAGCTTCCTGTCGATGACGATGCACGACCCGGACCCCCAGGGGACCGCGCGCACGATGAACGCGTGGATGCACGAATACATCAACGTCGCCGCGCAGCTCAAGAAACAGAACGTCGTCGAATACTCGAACATTCTGGCCGGACAGCTGTCGACCGCCGAGCGCAGTCTGCACGACGCGGAGAATCAGCTCGAAACGTTCCGCGTTCAGACGATCACGAAGCCCGGCGAGCCCGGTACGCCGGTCGCTCCCGGAGTTCCGGCGTCGACCGACCCGGCGATCAAGAATTACTTCACGCAAAAGTTCGACTACGAGGACCTCAAGCAGGATCGCGAAGCGCTGGAGAAGATTCTCGCCAACCCATCCGACAGCGTCTCGGTCGAAGCCGCGCTGCTGATTCCGAGCGTCAGCAATAGCCCGAGCGCCAAGGCCCTTCGTGACGCGTTCGAACAGTTGAATACCGCGCGGGCGAAACTCGCGGCGGCGCGGCAGGCCTTCACCGATGAATACGCGACGGTCAAGGATCTTCGCGCGGACATCGATCAGCTTCAGACGCAGACCATTCCGCGGCTCGCCCAGAGTTTGCTGACGCAGCTCAAGGAGCGCGAGCTGCAGTATGCGCAGCGAATCAGCACCGAGTCGGTCGAAATGCAGGCGATTCCCGCGCGGACGATCGAAGAGATGCGCCTGCGGCGGCAGGTCGACGTTCAAGCGCAGATCTACGGCACGATCAAGACGACGTACACACAGGCGCAGCTCTCCGAAGCGAGCACGACACCCGACGTCCGAATCCTCGACACGGCGATCGCCCCACTGTCGCCGTCGAAGAACACGGCACCGAGGCTGATGGCGATGGCGTTGCTCGCAGGCGTCGGCGGCGCGATCGCGTTGGCCCTGTTGCTCGACATGATGGACAAGCGGATTCGCTATCCCGAGCAGGTGACGAACGACCTCGGTCTCAGCATCGCCGCGGCGATTCCGAAGTTCCCGCGTGGCACCGTGAACACGCGCTCGCCGGAGCAGATCGCGCACCTCGTCGAGGCGTTCCGTTCACTTCGAATGCACGTTCGGCATGCGGGAACGACGCCCATCACGGTCGCCATCTCGAGCCCGCAGCCGGGCGACGGGAAATCGTTCGTGTCGGCCAATCTCGCGATGTCCTTCGCCGACGCCGGCTACCGCACGATTCTCGTGGACGGCGACACCCGCCGCGGAATGGCGCACGAGGTGTTCGGACTGAGCATGGAGAACGGTCTGACCGATTATCTTGCGGGCGCGGCAGACGCATCGCAGATCATCCGCCCGACGTCACACGAACGGCTCGCGTTCACGTCGTGCGGCCGGCGGCGGCCGAACGGGCCGGAACTGCTCACGTCGGCGGCACTGCCGAGGCTCGTTGCCGAGCTTCGCAATCGGTACGACGTGGTGCTGTTCGACACGCCGCCGCTGAATGCCGGGATCGATGCATACGCCATTGGCTCGGCCGTCTCGAACATGGTCGTGGTGCTTCGGGCGGGCAGAACGGAGCGGCGTCTGGCCGCAGCCAAGTTGCTGCTGGCCGACCGGCTTCCGATCAACATCATGGGCGCGGTTTTGAACGCGGTGCAGCTGGAAGGGGAATTCCAGTATTACGGGTACGCTTCGGGCTACGACTACAGCGACGACATGAGCGAAAGTGCGTCCGGCTCGAGGGCGTTGCAAAAAACCTGATCAAAGCGGTTTGTTGCGGCAATTCGGGATCTGTGGGACGATCGCAACACGTTCAGCGGTTCCATGCGGCGCGTGTCACAGGGTTGTTTTTGACAAATCGTTTTGAATCAAAGGCTTACGAATATCTGCATCTAAGCCGCGCGCGAGCACGCAGGGTGCATGAGATTCCCCCACGCTGTCGGTCTTGACGTAGGGCCCGAAGCGGTCGGATCATCTTGGTCTCGAGTGGAGGGTCGTTCCCCCCATGCAGGGTTTGCAGGCAAGCTTTTCTCGTCCGTTGCGTGTGCGGTCGGCGGGTGCTGCCGAGGCAAAGCCGGTAAGCCGAGGTAGCGCCGTTCGTCCGGCGCTCTTCGTCGACGCTGAACGCCCGATCACCACGACGGCGTTCGCCGACGTTGGATTCGCGCTTGGTTCTGACAACGAAGTCGCTCCACGTGAGCGCGACGAATCGGTGTCGCGCGCGCTGAACGTCGTCATCGCCGCCGTCGCGCTCGTGGTGCTCGCCCCGCTCATCGCGCTGATCGCGATCGCGATCAGGCTCACCTCGCGCGGACCGGTGCTCTATTCGCAGACTCGCGTGGGTGTCGACCGCCGCTGGCGCTTCGCTCGCAACTGCGACCGGCGCCTCTACGACCATGGCGGCCGTCTGTTCACGATGTACAAGTTCCGCACGATGCAGGTGAACGCAGAGGCCGACGGCCGGGCGGTCTGGGCATCCAAGGCCGATCCGCGCGTCACGCTCTTCGGTCGGTTCCTGCGCGGTACACGGCTCGACGAAGTGCCGCAGCTTTGGAACGTGTTGCGCGGCGACATGAACATCGTGGGACCGCGCCCCGAGAGACCGACGATCGTCGCCGAGCTCCGACGTCACATTCCGGAATATCAGCAACGTCACCGAGTCAAACCGGGAATCACCGGATGGGCGCAGGTCAATCAGTCGTACGACGCGTGCATCGATGACGTGCGCCAAAAGGTCCAGCTCGACCTCGAGTACGTGCGTCGCCAGGGCGTCATGGAGGACCTCCGCATCATGTCGATGACGGTTCCGGTGATCCTGTTCCGCAAGGGCGGCTGGTAAGACACCGGTTCGAAAAGCGAAGGCCGACTCTCATCACGAGTCGGCCTTTTCGTTTGTGGTCGGGATCGGAACAACTAGGACGTGGCTAGTCCGTGCACGAGGGCATCGACCGCAGCCGAGAGACGAGCGTAGATCGCCGCAATCGCGTCCGAGTCGAGCATATAGGGGTCAGGAATCGAAGGGCCCTCAGACGACTCATCCACGCCGCCGAGCAGGATCGTTTTGGCCGCCGCGGTCGAATAGCGGGACACGATCTCCGCCTCGTTGCGATAGTCCATCACGCAGATCAGATCCGCGCGCTGAACCATGGCCGGAGTGATCACGCGCGATCTGTGGGCCTGAAGGGAGATCCCGAGTCGGGCCGCAGCGGCGACTGCGCGAGGATCGGCGACGCGGCCTTCCCGCGTCCACGTTCCGCCGGATTCGACTCCAATCGCGGCGCCCGAGGGCATCCGAGCACGAAATAGCTCGGCGGCGACAGGGCTCCGCATCACGTTTCCGTGGCAAACGAATAGCAGCGAGCGAGGCGAACCGCGGAGCTTCGGGCGATCGGAGCGGAGCCGGAAGGCGCGCGCGAGACGGAGGCGGACGTAGGCCGCAACCGTGTATGAGGGCAAACCCCGACAGTCGCGGGCCGCGTCGACAATGAACGCCGGCAACACGCGCTTGATCCGCGAACTGACGGGTGACGCGGACACCGGGTTCGAAATGGGCGCCTCGGTCATGCGATCGGGGCGACGACGTCGCGACGAGTCGGTTCCCAGATCTTGTCTTCTCGTGCGCGCAACAACCGCGCAGTCGCGTGCACGACGGCGACGTTCGCCGCCACTGCGAATGCCACGATACTTATGGGGCGCGGCATTCGTTTTCCCTCGGGCCAGAGAGCGCCCACGATCGCGACACCGGCAACGGCGAGCGAAAACAGGGCCAGCCACGCCGCCCAGGCGTGGGCCCTCGCGAGTACGACGAGGGCTGCGGCGGCGGGAACGCCCATCAACGGGACGAGCCAGCGACACACCTTGTGGCTCACCAGTTTCCACGCGAACGAGCCATAGCGCATCGGGTCCAACATTTGTCGCGTGCTGTACAGCGTTTCCATTCCCCGCGAAATCGTCCGAACCTTTCGAACGTATTCGCGTCGTAGCGACGCCGTGCGCGGAACGTATGCGAGGGCTTCGTTCACTGAAACTGCCTTGAATCCGTGTCGCTTCGCCGTCAGCGGCGCGCAGAAATCGCGGCTCAGGTCGGAGGCGATTGGAAGGCGGTGGAGCTCGGTTCGAATCGCATAGCAGCAACCAGATGCGCCCACGATGCCGCCGGTGCGTGTCTCCAGATCCCGGAGCCGCATCTCGTAGTCCACGTACCCGGCCTCAACGCTATTGGCCGAGTCGCGGGCCGAGACACTGACGTCGCGCCCAGAGGCGACACCGACCGTCGGGTCCTGCAATCGAGCAACCAGATTGGTGATGACACTGCGGTGTAGCCGGATGGAGGCGTCGGAGTTGACGACGATCTCCCCTCGGATCACACCACAGGCTGCGTTCTCGATCGCGGTCTTTCCGCCGCGGACCGGCATTCGCAGAAGCTCGACTCCGCGATCGGCGTATGACCGCACGATGTCGTCCGTCGCGTCAGTCGAAGCGTCCGAGACGATCAGCAACTGGGATCGCTCACGCGGGTAGTCCTGCTGGAGAAGCGCGTCGATGGCACCGGCGATTTGTCGCTCTTCGTTGTACGCTGGTACGACCACGGTGACCGTCGGCTGGTACGGCGACCCGGCCAGCCCGGCCCCCATGCTCTCGTCCGCGCGACGCAGTCCGGCCCCGATCCACAGGAGAGCCGGGTAGATCGCGTAGCTGTAAGCCAGGAGGCCGACGGGAAGGAGCAGGAAGACGTAGGCGAGCGCGGTCATGGCTCGGCCTCGTTCACACGCTGGCGATTTGGCGCGCTGGCACGTTTCGCGACGGCATTTCTCACCCCAAAAGGACGCCACCCGCTCTCAAAAGTCATACGCTCGCCAACCGGGGTTCCAGGCACGAAAGGTTGCTTGTCTAATCACGCTTCGTCGATAGGTTAACACGTTGTGCGCCAATGGGCTTCGGGTGCCCCGGGGCCGCCGAAACGCCAAAGACGCTGAATGCCAGCCACGCCGCTAAGAAGCCCACGGATCCGCGGAAGCGTTCCGCCCAGTGCAGGCCGGGGTCCGTCCGGTACTGCTCGTGGCGTAGTCCGCCAGACCCAAGCCAAGGCAACCAGCCTCCTTCGAGATCCGTTCCGCATCGGCATCCTCATCCTGCTGGTGGACACCATCAGCAAGACGACGGGTGAGATTCCCGCGGCGCAGTTGATTCGGCCGAGCCTCCTGATTTTTTGCGGATGCGCGTTCTACGCCGTGTTGAACTTCAAAAAATCGGTGAATCTCGAGGTCTTTCATTATCGGGTGCCGCAGCTGATTCTCTTGCAAGCAGCGCTCGCCTGCGGGTCGGCGCTCTTTGGAATCTCGATGGGGCACGCGGCGTACTACATCCTCACGAACTACTGGAAGACGCTCGCCGTCGCGCTGCTCCTCATCGTCAGCCTGCGCAATTTGAGCGACGTCCGCCGCATGATTTGGGCGACGGCGCTTGCCGGCGTCCTCCTCTCGTTCATCTCCGTCTTCATCACGCACCTCTCGAAACAACGCGGCGGCGCGGTCTACGACGCGAACGACGTCAGCACGATCGTCGTCATGACGGTGCCGTTGACGCTGTTCGCGGCGCAGACCACGAAGGGGATCTGGCGGATCTTGTGCATCGCGGGACTCGTCCTGTGCGCAGAGACGATCGTGATCTCGGGCTCGCGCGGCGCATTCTTCGGCATCGTCGCGGTCGGAGCCGCGCTCTTGCTATTCCTGCCCGGCATCTCCCCGGTGAAGCGAGTGATGTACGTCGGCGGGATCGCGGCCACGCTGGCGATCTTCGCGCCTGAAGGCTACTGGGAATCGATGCAGAGCATCGTCACGAATCCGACGGCCGACTACAACTGGGACGCCGGCATGGGCAGGCGACAGATCGCCAAGCGCGGCATCGGCTACATGATGGACCATCCCTTTTTCGGATTGGGAATCGACAATTTCTCGATGCAGGAAGGCATGTATTCCGACTACGCCAAGGAACTCATGTCTCGGAACATCGGCGTGAAGTGGACCGCGCCGCACAATTCGTGGGTGGAGGCTGGCGCGGAGACGGGAATCCCAGGCCTCCTCGTGTGGGTCGCTCTGGTGGTCGGGAGCACCGTGCCGCTGATCAGGTTGCGCCGCAAGATGCCCGCGTCGTGGGCCCGCGACGGAACACCCGATCAACGATTCGTCTACCTGGCGACGCTGTACGTTCCGATCTCGATCCTCGGATTCGTCGTCTGTGCGACCTTCGTCTCGTTTGCGTGGAGCGACCAGTCGTACGTGCTGCCGGCGATCGCGATGGGAATTCAGATGGCCTGCGTCCAGCAGTTCGGCCTCACCGTCGGAACGCCCGCGCGTCGACCAGTCGCACGAGGCAGGCGCGCCACGTTGGGACCCAACGCCGTCTAGCGCTCCGAGTCGGTTCTGGACAATTCAAGCGTGACGCCGGACCCCAACGTCGTCCTGGTGACCGACGGCGAACAGCGCGCGGCTCTAGCCGTCGTTCGTTCGTTGGGCGCGGCCGGGTTTCGCGTCATCGTCGCCGCGCAGCGCAAGACTTCGCTGGCCGGTGCTTCTCGATTCGCCGCCGGGAAAATCCAGGTCCCGTCAGCCCTCGTCGATCCCGCGTCATTCGTAACGGCTATTCGGTCCGCGACGGAGGCCAACAACGTCGGATTGCTGATTCCGATCGCCGACGATTCGTTGCTGCCCATTCTCGAAGCGCGCGAGCAGTTTCGCGGCATCACGATTCCCTTCGCGACGCTCGACCAAATGCGCCGCATCTCCGACAAGGGCGCGCTGTTGCGCATCGCGTCGAAGCTCGGCATTTCGGTCCCGGAACAGCGGGTGGTCGAATCTCGATCGACGGCCCACGACGTCGACATTCCCTCTCTTCGCTTTCCAGTCGTGGTCAAGCCATCGCGCTCAGTCGTGGAGATCGGCGCGAAGCGCGCGAAGGTCGGCGTGTCGCACGCCGCCGACGCCGCCGAGCTCGAAGCGCGGATCGCCTCGTATCCCGATGGGGCCTTTCCGCTTCTCGTCCAGCAACGCGTCGTCGGCCCCGGGATCGGCGTTTTTCTTCTGGTGTGGAACGGAGAGACGGTGGCCGTCTTTGGGCACCGAAGAATCCGCGAGCATCCTCCGTCGGGTGGCGTGAGCGTGTATCGAGAGGCAATTCTTCCCGATCCGGAGCTCGTCGCGAAATCGCGGGCGCTCCTCGATTGTTTCATGTGGCAGGGCGTCGCGATGATCGAGTACAAGGTCGAAGCGTCGACCGGCGATCCCTACCTCATGGAGGTAAACGGACGTTTTTGGGGATCGCTTCAGCTCGCGATCGACGCGGGAGTGGATTTTCCAGCTTTGCTCGCTCGCGTCGCGCGGACCGGAGAAGGCAACGTCGGCGCGGTTCACGCCGGCGCGCTTCGGCCGGGCATTCGTAGCCGCTGGGAATGGGGCGAGGCCAGTCATCTCCTCGCCCGAGTCAGAAAGTCGAGAGAGGAGCTTGCCCTACCGGCGGACGCTCCGTCGCTGCCGAGGACGCTGATCGACATGTTCCGTTGGCGCCGTGGAGATCGGTTGGAAATACTGCGGCTGTCGGACCCGGCGCCTTTCTGGCGCGAAACCGTGGACTGGTTCAAACGACGATGACTCGCCGACGGATGCGCGTCCTGCACATCGTTCAGAACCTCAATTGGGGCGGGATGGAGCGCGTCATCGCCGATCTGGTCACGCGAACCGACGCCGACCGCTTCGAGCTTCACCTGTTGTGCCTCCAGTACCTCGGGCGTTTCGCAGAAGGACTCGACCGGGTAGCACAGCTCCATGTTGCCAAGCCGATGTCGCGGTTCTCGATGTTGAACCCCCGCGGCCTGACCGCGACGATTCGCGAGATCGCTCCCGATCTAGTCCACACGCACAGCGGCATCTGGTACAAGGCCTCGCTCGCGGCCAGACGCGCCGGCGTGGGCGCGCTCGTTCACACGGAACACGGACGCCGGAATCCCGACCTCTGGTCGGATCGTCTGTTCGATGGTGCGGCGGCTCGGCGGACCGACGTGGTCGTCGCCGTTTCACAGCGGCTCGCGGAGGAGCTGCCGCGCGCACTCCGAATTTCGAACGCCAAGATCGCCTGCATACCGAATGGAATCGACACCGAGCAGTTCAAACCGATAGCCGACACCGGCGCTGTCCGCCGGGAGCTCGGTCTCGGCGCCTCGACGCCGATTGTCGGGAGCATCGGACGCCTCGAGCCGATCAAGGCATACGATCAGATGGTGGAGGCGTTCTCGGACTTCGCGCGCCGGCCGACCGGGCGGGATGCCGTGCTCGTTCTGGCGGGCGAAGGAAGCACGCGCGAGGCCATCGCCGGGCAGATTCGACGACTCGAGTTGGAGGGACGCGTTCACCTGCTCGGATGGAGAAGCGACATTCACGATCTTCTATCTTCGTTCTCGCTCTTCTCGATGTCGTCGCGGAGCGAAGGAACGTCCATCAGCTTGCTCGAAGCCATGAGTATGGGCATTCCGCCGATCGTCACAGACGTCGGCGGCAACGCGGGGGTCTTGGGACCGTCGCTGTCGAGCAATCTGGTACCGTTTGGGCAACCGAAGGCGATGGCCGACGCGTGGGAGCGCTTGCTCGCCCAATCGTCGGTGCGCGACGAAAGCGCGCGGCGCGCGCGCTGGCGTGTGGCGACGGCGTTTGGCCTCGACGCCGTCGCGACGGCGTACGAAGATTTGTACGTCCGGCTCGTGGGGCGGAGAGCCGGCAAGACGGACGGAGACGTGTCCCAACTCGCCAGGGCCAGCACATGAAACTGCTCCACGTCGTGGGAGCGCGGCCGAATTTTCCGAAACTCGCGCCCGTTCACCGTGCTGCCGAGGCCGCGGGATTGGAGCAGTGCGTCGTTCACACGGGGCAGCACTACGACGATGCCCTCTCGGGGTCCTTCTTCCGCGACCTGGCGATTCGCCCGCCGGACGTGAACCTGGAAGTGGGCTCGTCGTCGCACGCCGTACAGGTCGCGCGGATCATGGAACGCTTCGAGCCGGTGCTCGAGCGATACGCGCCGGATTGGGTCGTGGTCTACGGCGACGTCAACTCGACGGCGGCGGCGGCGCTGGTCGCGTCGAAGATGAACGTGCGCGTCGCGCACGTGGAGGCGGGACTCCGCAGCTACGACCGACGCATGCCGGAAGAGATCAACCGCATGGTCACCGACCGGCTCGCCGACCTGCTGCTCGTTCCTTCGCGCGATGCCGTCGAGACGCTGCGCGCCGAAGGCGAGCCCGACGAGGAAATCGAGTTCGTCGGCAACGTGATGATCGATTCGCTCTTCTTCGCGCTCGACATGGCGCGCCGCACCGGCTTTCGCGAGTCGATCGGGCTGACACGCGGCTCGGCCTTCGTCGTCACGCTGCACCGGCCGTCCAACGTCGATGATTCCTCGCGCCTCGAGTCGATCGCGGACGCGTTGTCGCAGCTCGCAGAGCAGGCTCCCGTGATATTCGCCGCGCATCCGCGCACGGCGCAGCGGTTGGCCGCCTCGGGGCTGTCGCTCGGGAAGACGCGCGTGCTCGAGCCCCTGCCCTATCCAAAGATGCTCAATCTCGTGGAGGGGGCTCGCGTCGTGATCACCGACTCGGGGGGGCTGCAGGAGGAGACGACGGCGCTTGGCGTTCCGTGCCTGACCGTGCGCGAGAACACCGAGCGCCCGATCACCGTGACCGAGGGAACGAACGCGTTGGTTCCGGACCCGCGCGACCTCTTCGACGCGGCCATGCGCGCGACGGCACCGGTGGCGGAGCGCCGTCCCGAAGGGTGGGATGGGCGGGCGGCGGAACGAATCATCGAAGCGTTTCGCGCGCGCGACGGCTCGGCACGCCGGTCTCTCGACAAAGCCGCGGCGCGTTGACGGGCGAGGAGCCGATGGCGGCGCCGACGCCGGTTTTCGAGTCGAAGATCCGCGGCGACGCGAGCGCGCCGCGGCGGCGACTATTGCTGCTGACGTACCATTTTCCGCCCGACGGAGCCGTCGGCGGTTTGCGCTGGGAACAGATGTCGAAGTTCTTCAGCGCGAATGGGTGGGCGATCGACGTCATCATGCGCGACGTGTCGAAGCTTCGCTCGCCGGACATGCGGCGGATGGAGCAGCTGCCGGCCCACGTTCGCGTCTACTCGGCCGTCGAGATCGAGCCTTGGTTGGCGAGAATGGAGGCGGGCATGTTGCGCGTTGTGCGTTCGTTTCGGTCCCGCACGTCGCGCGCAGGGGCGGCGGCGCCGACGACGGGACGGGCGAGCGCCAACGGTTCGGCGCCGCGACAAAAAAAGCGCTGGCTCGTGCACGCGCATGCGTCGATCGTTCGCGTCGAACGCGATCGCGCCTGGGGACGCGCGGCGATAGCGACGGGCGCCGGGTTGGGTCGCGCGAACCGCTACGACGCCGTCGTCAGCTCCGGACCGCCGCACATGGTGCACGACGCGGCGAGGACCGTCGCGCTGCGGCTCGGCGCGCCGCACGTCATGGACCTGCGCGATCCATGGAGCGCGTTCGAGCTCGAGCACGGCGATTCGACGAGCCGACTCTGGTTCGCCATCGCGCGGCATTACGAGAAGCGCGCGGTCCGGTCGGCCAAACTGGTCGTGATGAACACCGACTTGGCGCGCGACGAGATGCGGCGATTGTATCCGGCCGCG
This window contains:
- a CDS encoding ATP-grasp domain-containing protein, whose protein sequence is MTPDPNVVLVTDGEQRAALAVVRSLGAAGFRVIVAAQRKTSLAGASRFAAGKIQVPSALVDPASFVTAIRSATEANNVGLLIPIADDSLLPILEAREQFRGITIPFATLDQMRRISDKGALLRIASKLGISVPEQRVVESRSTAHDVDIPSLRFPVVVKPSRSVVEIGAKRAKVGVSHAADAAELEARIASYPDGAFPLLVQQRVVGPGIGVFLLVWNGETVAVFGHRRIREHPPSGGVSVYREAILPDPELVAKSRALLDCFMWQGVAMIEYKVEASTGDPYLMEVNGRFWGSLQLAIDAGVDFPALLARVARTGEGNVGAVHAGALRPGIRSRWEWGEASHLLARVRKSREELALPADAPSLPRTLIDMFRWRRGDRLEILRLSDPAPFWRETVDWFKRR
- a CDS encoding sugar transferase — protein: MRSAGAAEAKPVSRGSAVRPALFVDAERPITTTAFADVGFALGSDNEVAPRERDESVSRALNVVIAAVALVVLAPLIALIAIAIRLTSRGPVLYSQTRVGVDRRWRFARNCDRRLYDHGGRLFTMYKFRTMQVNAEADGRAVWASKADPRVTLFGRFLRGTRLDEVPQLWNVLRGDMNIVGPRPERPTIVAELRRHIPEYQQRHRVKPGITGWAQVNQSYDACIDDVRQKVQLDLEYVRRQGVMEDLRIMSMTVPVILFRKGGW
- a CDS encoding glycosyltransferase — translated: MTALAYVFLLLPVGLLAYSYAIYPALLWIGAGLRRADESMGAGLAGSPYQPTVTVVVPAYNEERQIAGAIDALLQQDYPRERSQLLIVSDASTDATDDIVRSYADRGVELLRMPVRGGKTAIENAACGVIRGEIVVNSDASIRLHRSVITNLVARLQDPTVGVASGRDVSVSARDSANSVEAGYVDYEMRLRDLETRTGGIVGASGCCYAIRTELHRLPIASDLSRDFCAPLTAKRHGFKAVSVNEALAYVPRTASLRREYVRKVRTISRGMETLYSTRQMLDPMRYGSFAWKLVSHKVCRWLVPLMGVPAAAALVVLARAHAWAAWLALFSLAVAGVAIVGALWPEGKRMPRPISIVAFAVAANVAVVHATARLLRAREDKIWEPTRRDVVAPIA
- a CDS encoding polysaccharide biosynthesis tyrosine autokinase — encoded protein: MSDDAAPLQLVPSSDSTALQMPEPGLPPAALPGQPLERARGAMRRYRWLMVAVILVAIAGGVVATRFVEPVYDVTSTIWVQAETPMSQRVGAFKADELLTSSAWVELLRSTRVADAVVRNLNLYVRPSNSADSVALRGFTIGDRFAAGRYDLAIDRDRKRWSLTPQGGTAVDSGAATDSIGRRLGFKWLLPAEVFSGAGTKKVQFTVSTPRETAISYINRLTANLPQGSSFLSMTMHDPDPQGTARTMNAWMHEYINVAAQLKKQNVVEYSNILAGQLSTAERSLHDAENQLETFRVQTITKPGEPGTPVAPGVPASTDPAIKNYFTQKFDYEDLKQDREALEKILANPSDSVSVEAALLIPSVSNSPSAKALRDAFEQLNTARAKLAAARQAFTDEYATVKDLRADIDQLQTQTIPRLAQSLLTQLKERELQYAQRISTESVEMQAIPARTIEEMRLRRQVDVQAQIYGTIKTTYTQAQLSEASTTPDVRILDTAIAPLSPSKNTAPRLMAMALLAGVGGAIALALLLDMMDKRIRYPEQVTNDLGLSIAAAIPKFPRGTVNTRSPEQIAHLVEAFRSLRMHVRHAGTTPITVAISSPQPGDGKSFVSANLAMSFADAGYRTILVDGDTRRGMAHEVFGLSMENGLTDYLAGAADASQIIRPTSHERLAFTSCGRRRPNGPELLTSAALPRLVAELRNRYDVVLFDTPPLNAGIDAYAIGSAVSNMVVVLRAGRTERRLAAAKLLLADRLPINIMGAVLNAVQLEGEFQYYGYASGYDYSDDMSESASGSRALQKT
- a CDS encoding glycosyltransferase encodes the protein MAAPTPVFESKIRGDASAPRRRLLLLTYHFPPDGAVGGLRWEQMSKFFSANGWAIDVIMRDVSKLRSPDMRRMEQLPAHVRVYSAVEIEPWLARMEAGMLRVVRSFRSRTSRAGAAAPTTGRASANGSAPRQKKRWLVHAHASIVRVERDRAWGRAAIATGAGLGRANRYDAVVSSGPPHMVHDAARTVALRLGAPHVMDLRDPWSAFELEHGDSTSRLWFAIARHYEKRAVRSAKLVVMNTDLARDEMRRLYPAAADRIVTVSNGSDDEPIPAVEADGRFVVRFAGSIYMDRNPGPFFRAAASVARRHRLTPSQFGAEFIGEVEEFAGQSVRAMAEHEGFGDYLTLGGARPRDDALRFAAGATMLLNLPQATHQCVPAKLFEYVRFDSWLLVLAEAHSATAKMFQGTDADVVAPDDVDGMAAVIERRYLEFVDGRRPHAVGRDGRFDRRRQAELLADHLSRIVEG
- a CDS encoding glycosyltransferase yields the protein MTRRRMRVLHIVQNLNWGGMERVIADLVTRTDADRFELHLLCLQYLGRFAEGLDRVAQLHVAKPMSRFSMLNPRGLTATIREIAPDLVHTHSGIWYKASLAARRAGVGALVHTEHGRRNPDLWSDRLFDGAAARRTDVVVAVSQRLAEELPRALRISNAKIACIPNGIDTEQFKPIADTGAVRRELGLGASTPIVGSIGRLEPIKAYDQMVEAFSDFARRPTGRDAVLVLAGEGSTREAIAGQIRRLELEGRVHLLGWRSDIHDLLSSFSLFSMSSRSEGTSISLLEAMSMGIPPIVTDVGGNAGVLGPSLSSNLVPFGQPKAMADAWERLLAQSSVRDESARRARWRVATAFGLDAVATAYEDLYVRLVGRRAGKTDGDVSQLARAST
- the wecB gene encoding UDP-N-acetylglucosamine 2-epimerase (non-hydrolyzing) is translated as MKLLHVVGARPNFPKLAPVHRAAEAAGLEQCVVHTGQHYDDALSGSFFRDLAIRPPDVNLEVGSSSHAVQVARIMERFEPVLERYAPDWVVVYGDVNSTAAAALVASKMNVRVAHVEAGLRSYDRRMPEEINRMVTDRLADLLLVPSRDAVETLRAEGEPDEEIEFVGNVMIDSLFFALDMARRTGFRESIGLTRGSAFVVTLHRPSNVDDSSRLESIADALSQLAEQAPVIFAAHPRTAQRLAASGLSLGKTRVLEPLPYPKMLNLVEGARVVITDSGGLQEETTALGVPCLTVRENTERPITVTEGTNALVPDPRDLFDAAMRATAPVAERRPEGWDGRAAERIIEAFRARDGSARRSLDKAAAR
- a CDS encoding O-antigen ligase family protein, which gives rise to MDTISKTTGEIPAAQLIRPSLLIFCGCAFYAVLNFKKSVNLEVFHYRVPQLILLQAALACGSALFGISMGHAAYYILTNYWKTLAVALLLIVSLRNLSDVRRMIWATALAGVLLSFISVFITHLSKQRGGAVYDANDVSTIVVMTVPLTLFAAQTTKGIWRILCIAGLVLCAETIVISGSRGAFFGIVAVGAALLLFLPGISPVKRVMYVGGIAATLAIFAPEGYWESMQSIVTNPTADYNWDAGMGRRQIAKRGIGYMMDHPFFGLGIDNFSMQEGMYSDYAKELMSRNIGVKWTAPHNSWVEAGAETGIPGLLVWVALVVGSTVPLIRLRRKMPASWARDGTPDQRFVYLATLYVPISILGFVVCATFVSFAWSDQSYVLPAIAMGIQMACVQQFGLTVGTPARRPVARGRRATLGPNAV